In Rubrivirga marina, the following are encoded in one genomic region:
- a CDS encoding choice-of-anchor B family protein translates to MSSRLLLALAVFVLAAAPGAAQDPLAECVDGVAVLPDVGAFPCDRVDLVGYLSVATFATPGSPAAAGNNDIWGWTDPETGTEYALVGTYNGTGFVDLSDPAFPRLVGKLPATNELAPVWRDIKVYADHAFVVADNARDHGMQVFDLTRLRGVTGDPVTFTPDAVYTGIRSAHNIVIDEESGFAYAVGFRYPEGERANLGLPAECDSPGFHAIDIRDPKNPTFASCFSDVAIDPRENGPTGYTHDAQCLVYRGPDAEYAGRQLCFASNEETVTVFDVTDKQDVQIVSQAFYPNPAYTHQGWLTEDQRYFLADDELDETTQGIPQRTIVIDVQDLGSPEVASIYDSGLTTIDHNQYVRGRYSYQSNYETGLRILDVSQAASGAITEAAFFDTFPDSDLISFNGQWSNYPYFESGLVIANDGDYGLFILRPDPTLGTDRNDGPEISGYTLTEPVPNPTASGSRLTLRVETAQRVQADLFDTAGRRVAAVFDGAAATGAAVRLTVSGTGLPAGVYILRVTGETFEAARRIVIAR, encoded by the coding sequence ATGTCGTCCCGACTGCTCCTCGCCCTCGCCGTTTTTGTCCTCGCTGCCGCTCCCGGCGCCGCGCAAGACCCCCTCGCCGAGTGCGTCGACGGCGTCGCCGTCCTCCCCGACGTCGGCGCGTTCCCGTGCGACCGGGTCGACCTCGTGGGGTACCTCTCCGTTGCGACCTTCGCGACGCCGGGCTCGCCGGCCGCCGCCGGCAACAACGACATCTGGGGCTGGACGGACCCCGAGACCGGGACGGAGTACGCCCTCGTCGGGACATACAACGGGACGGGCTTCGTGGACCTCTCGGACCCGGCCTTCCCAAGGCTCGTGGGCAAGCTCCCAGCGACGAACGAGCTGGCCCCGGTATGGCGCGACATCAAGGTCTACGCCGATCACGCGTTCGTCGTGGCCGACAACGCGCGGGACCACGGGATGCAGGTGTTCGACCTCACCCGGCTCCGCGGCGTCACGGGCGACCCGGTCACGTTCACGCCCGACGCGGTGTACACGGGGATCCGCTCGGCCCACAACATTGTGATCGACGAGGAGAGCGGGTTCGCGTATGCCGTCGGGTTCCGGTACCCCGAAGGCGAGCGGGCCAACCTCGGCCTCCCGGCCGAGTGCGACAGCCCAGGCTTCCACGCGATCGACATCCGCGATCCCAAGAACCCGACGTTCGCAAGTTGCTTCTCGGACGTCGCCATCGACCCGCGCGAGAACGGGCCGACGGGGTATACGCACGACGCCCAGTGCCTCGTCTACCGCGGCCCGGATGCCGAGTACGCCGGACGGCAGCTCTGCTTCGCGTCGAACGAGGAGACCGTGACGGTCTTCGACGTGACCGACAAGCAGGACGTCCAGATCGTGTCGCAGGCGTTCTACCCGAACCCGGCCTATACACACCAGGGGTGGCTCACGGAGGACCAGCGGTACTTCCTCGCCGACGACGAGTTGGACGAGACGACGCAAGGCATCCCGCAACGCACCATCGTGATCGACGTGCAAGACCTCGGCAGCCCCGAGGTCGCGTCCATCTACGACTCCGGCCTGACGACGATCGACCACAACCAATACGTCCGCGGCCGATACTCGTACCAGAGCAACTACGAGACGGGCCTCCGCATCCTCGACGTCTCGCAGGCCGCGAGCGGGGCGATCACCGAGGCCGCCTTTTTCGACACGTTCCCCGACTCAGACCTCATCTCGTTTAACGGGCAGTGGAGCAACTACCCGTACTTCGAGAGCGGGCTCGTAATCGCGAACGACGGCGACTACGGCCTCTTCATCCTCCGCCCCGATCCGACGCTCGGCACGGACCGCAACGACGGCCCCGAGATCTCGGGGTACACGCTCACGGAGCCGGTCCCGAACCCGACGGCCTCCGGCTCGCGCCTGACGCTGCGCGTCGAAACCGCCCAACGGGTCCAGGCCGACCTGTTCGACACCGCCGGGCGGCGCGTCGCCGCCGTGTTCGACGGGGCGGCTGCGACGGGCGCGGCCGTCCGGCTCACCGTCTCGGGCACGGGGCTACCGGCCGGCGTGTACATCCTCCGCGTGACGGGCGAGACGTTCGAGGCCGCGCGGCGGATCGTCATCGCTCGCTAG
- a CDS encoding choice-of-anchor B family protein: MTRLPLSGALALALFAAGCASTAPSAPGGSDDGPNMPASGDVVAACVDGLATLPTDDPADDADGPFECSNIDLVSFVPLSEFDANQLNDIWGWTDPETGREYALVGLSNGTEFIDVTDPMNPVLLGKLPTVTVETVWRDIKVYRDHAFVVSEARDHGMQVFNLTRLRGLTSDQGEFEADALYEGVTNVHNLVINEDSGFAYAVGSGSRGDDLPAECGAPGFHVINIQEPQSPTFVTCFSDAAKDTSPVAAPGYTHDAQCINYDGPDEDYVGREVCAGSNEDVVTFFDVTDKDDVRIISIAEYPQDAYTHQGWFTEDRRAFLANDELDESNGYVSTQRTLLFNVENLDEPEFIGIYDSGITTIDHNLYVLGDLNFQSNYQSGLRILDHSDVLNGNMTEVAYFDTYPQSTEVNFAGQWSNYPYFESGIVVASDSDNGFFVLMPRVAM; the protein is encoded by the coding sequence ATGACCCGCTTGCCCCTCTCCGGCGCCCTCGCGCTGGCCCTCTTCGCCGCCGGCTGCGCCAGCACCGCTCCCTCCGCCCCCGGCGGCTCGGACGACGGCCCGAACATGCCCGCCTCGGGCGACGTCGTCGCGGCCTGCGTCGACGGCCTGGCCACGCTCCCGACCGACGACCCGGCCGATGACGCCGACGGCCCGTTCGAGTGCTCGAACATCGACCTCGTCTCGTTCGTCCCGCTCTCCGAGTTCGACGCCAACCAGCTCAACGACATCTGGGGCTGGACCGACCCTGAGACCGGCCGCGAGTACGCACTCGTCGGCCTCTCCAACGGCACCGAGTTCATCGACGTGACCGACCCGATGAACCCCGTCCTCCTCGGCAAGCTCCCGACGGTCACCGTCGAGACCGTCTGGCGCGACATCAAGGTGTACCGAGACCACGCGTTCGTCGTCTCCGAGGCCCGCGACCACGGGATGCAGGTGTTCAACCTCACGCGGCTCCGCGGCCTCACCTCCGACCAGGGCGAGTTCGAGGCCGACGCGCTCTACGAGGGCGTGACGAACGTCCACAACCTCGTGATCAACGAGGACTCGGGCTTCGCCTACGCCGTCGGCTCCGGCTCGCGCGGCGACGACCTCCCGGCCGAGTGCGGCGCCCCGGGGTTCCACGTCATCAACATCCAGGAGCCCCAGAGCCCGACGTTCGTGACCTGCTTCTCGGACGCGGCCAAGGACACGTCGCCGGTCGCGGCGCCGGGCTACACGCACGACGCCCAGTGCATCAACTACGACGGCCCCGACGAGGACTACGTCGGCCGCGAGGTCTGCGCCGGCTCGAACGAGGACGTCGTCACGTTCTTCGACGTGACCGACAAGGATGACGTCCGGATCATCTCGATCGCGGAGTACCCGCAGGACGCCTACACGCACCAGGGCTGGTTCACGGAGGACCGCCGCGCGTTCCTCGCCAACGACGAGCTCGACGAGTCGAACGGCTACGTCTCGACGCAGCGGACGCTCCTGTTCAACGTCGAGAACCTCGACGAGCCCGAGTTCATCGGCATCTACGACTCGGGGATCACGACGATCGACCACAACCTCTACGTCCTCGGCGACCTCAACTTCCAGAGCAACTACCAGTCGGGCCTCCGCATCCTCGACCACTCGGACGTGCTCAACGGCAACATGACCGAGGTCGCCTACTTCGACACGTACCCGCAGAGCACCGAGGTCAACTTTGCCGGCCAGTGGAGCAACTACCCGTACTTCGAGAGCGGCATCGTGGTCGCCAGCGACTCGGACAACGGCTTCTTCGTGCTCATGCCGCGCGTGGCGATGTAA
- a CDS encoding RecQ family ATP-dependent DNA helicase — protein MAAEIPDDALRTLREVWGYPAFRTGQDEAVAAALAGRDVLAVLPTGGGKSLVYQVPPVARRGLALVVSPLVALMHDQVEALARRGVRAAALHSGLSRRQSDQVWTDAEHGLYRLVYLTPERLQTDLFVARAPRLDVSLLAVDEAHCISEWGHDFRPAYRRIAEARPLLTTADGEPAPVVAVTATATPEVRRDVLDQLALRDPAIVVRGFDRPNITWSVHHVQDPVGQALDVFRAVPGPGLVYAGTRRATEAVAARLRREGISAEPYHAGLDRDVREATQRRWLGDETRVVAATSAFGMGIDKPDVRAVVHTALPPTLEAYYQEAGRAGRDGDRSYAALALGPDAEAFPRDMADRGHPTPADVQAVYAAAGSLGQIPLGSEPDGPVTLDVARLAAVAGRPESLVRTAVDRLGADGAWTVVPPRPGEVRVRLPAGRDGLMRAAEAESPAVQEFVDALVRRLPPEAGEGAALRTAPLAEALGLPEDRLDAGLDYLAARRLLEVSRPEGGLTLLWHGARARKAPVDVTALDRGRQRAHARLDDVVRYANAFGCRRQHLLAYFGEPAPGRCGRCDVCLGRHRPEAVTPADESALRTILDGVARGEHPAGPEAPRRERALADWLVAEGYLRLTDPLAVRFELTPKGQRRASAA, from the coding sequence ATGGCCGCCGAGATCCCCGACGACGCCCTCCGCACCCTCAGGGAGGTCTGGGGCTACCCCGCGTTCCGGACCGGGCAGGACGAGGCCGTCGCCGCCGCGCTCGCGGGCCGGGACGTACTCGCGGTGCTTCCGACCGGAGGTGGGAAGTCGCTCGTCTACCAGGTGCCGCCGGTCGCCCGGCGCGGGCTGGCCCTCGTCGTGTCGCCGCTCGTGGCGCTGATGCATGACCAGGTGGAGGCGCTCGCCCGCCGCGGCGTCCGAGCCGCCGCGCTGCATTCGGGCCTGAGTCGCCGCCAGTCGGACCAGGTGTGGACCGATGCCGAGCACGGGCTCTATCGGCTCGTCTACCTCACGCCCGAGCGGCTGCAGACCGACCTGTTCGTCGCCCGCGCGCCGCGACTCGACGTGAGCCTGCTCGCGGTCGACGAGGCGCACTGCATCTCGGAGTGGGGCCACGACTTCCGCCCGGCCTATCGCCGGATCGCGGAGGCTCGCCCGCTTCTGACGACCGCCGACGGGGAGCCGGCGCCCGTCGTCGCGGTGACGGCGACGGCGACGCCCGAGGTCCGGCGCGACGTCCTCGACCAACTGGCGCTCCGCGACCCGGCGATCGTCGTGCGCGGGTTCGACCGGCCCAACATCACGTGGAGCGTCCACCACGTGCAGGACCCGGTGGGGCAGGCGCTCGACGTATTCCGCGCGGTGCCCGGCCCGGGCCTCGTCTACGCGGGGACGCGGCGGGCGACCGAGGCTGTCGCGGCCCGGCTCCGCCGGGAAGGGATCTCGGCCGAGCCGTACCACGCCGGTCTCGACCGCGACGTCCGCGAGGCCACGCAGCGCCGGTGGCTCGGCGATGAGACGCGCGTCGTGGCGGCGACGAGCGCGTTCGGGATGGGCATCGATAAGCCCGACGTGCGGGCCGTCGTCCACACGGCGCTGCCGCCGACGTTGGAGGCGTACTACCAGGAGGCCGGGCGCGCGGGACGCGACGGCGATCGGTCGTACGCCGCGCTCGCGCTCGGACCCGACGCCGAGGCGTTCCCCCGCGACATGGCGGACCGCGGTCACCCGACGCCCGCCGACGTGCAGGCCGTGTACGCGGCGGCGGGAAGCCTCGGCCAGATCCCCCTTGGCAGCGAGCCCGACGGCCCCGTCACGCTCGACGTCGCCCGCCTCGCCGCCGTCGCCGGCCGACCCGAATCGCTCGTTCGCACGGCCGTCGACCGCTTGGGGGCCGACGGCGCGTGGACGGTCGTGCCGCCGCGGCCCGGTGAGGTCCGCGTGCGCCTTCCGGCCGGGCGTGACGGGTTGATGCGCGCGGCCGAGGCCGAGAGCCCGGCCGTCCAGGAGTTCGTCGACGCGCTCGTGCGGCGGCTACCGCCTGAGGCGGGGGAGGGGGCCGCGCTCCGCACCGCGCCGCTCGCGGAGGCCCTCGGGCTCCCGGAGGACCGCCTCGACGCGGGGCTCGACTACCTCGCCGCCCGCCGGCTCCTCGAAGTCTCTCGTCCCGAGGGCGGCCTGACGCTGCTCTGGCACGGCGCCCGGGCCCGGAAGGCGCCCGTCGACGTGACGGCGCTCGACCGCGGCCGTCAGCGTGCCCACGCCCGCCTTGACGACGTCGTCCGCTACGCCAACGCGTTCGGGTGCCGGCGTCAGCACCTCCTGGCCTACTTCGGTGAGCCCGCCCCCGGGCGCTGCGGCCGGTGCGACGTCTGCCTCGGCCGCCATCGCCCCGAGGCGGTCACCCCTGCTGACGAGAGTGCCCTCCGTACGATCCTCGACGGTGTGGCCCGCGGCGAGCACCCCGCCGGCCCCGAGGCCCCCCGACGGGAACGCGCCCTCGCCGACTGGCTCGTCGCCGAGGGCTATCTCCGCCTGACCGACCCGCTGGCCGTCCGGTTCGAGCTCACGCCGAAGGGCCAACGCCGGGCGTCCGCCGCCTAG
- a CDS encoding asparaginase domain-containing protein — protein MSDLASPETVQVFTTGGTIDKEYFDAKSAYEVGEPQIGTLLREAGVAFPFHVEALMRKDSLELTDADRDLIADRILATPHQRVIVTHGTDTMAETARVVAAALVAAEAAKTVVFVGSLAPARFKATDAEFNVGFAAAAAQTLPPGAYVAMNGRVFDPHHVRKDRNLNRFEPVSSPS, from the coding sequence ATGTCCGACCTCGCGTCCCCCGAAACCGTCCAGGTGTTCACCACCGGCGGGACCATCGACAAGGAGTACTTCGACGCGAAGAGCGCCTACGAGGTGGGCGAGCCCCAGATCGGCACGCTCCTCCGCGAGGCCGGCGTGGCGTTCCCGTTCCACGTCGAGGCGCTCATGCGGAAGGACAGCCTCGAGTTGACCGACGCCGACCGCGACCTCATCGCCGACCGGATCCTCGCGACGCCGCACCAGCGCGTGATCGTGACGCACGGGACCGACACGATGGCCGAGACCGCCCGAGTCGTCGCGGCCGCCCTCGTGGCTGCCGAGGCCGCCAAGACCGTCGTGTTCGTCGGCTCCCTCGCCCCGGCCCGGTTCAAGGCGACCGATGCCGAGTTCAACGTCGGCTTCGCGGCGGCCGCGGCGCAGACGCTTCCGCCCGGGGCGTACGTTGCCATGAACGGGCGCGTCTTCGACCCCCACCACGTCCGGAAAGACCGCAACCTGAACCGTTTCGAGCCCGTCTCCTCCCCTTCGTGA